Proteins from a single region of Clostridia bacterium:
- a CDS encoding peptidoglycan DD-metalloendopeptidase family protein: protein MKKISRTKKFITLLTLFSIILNGCFIAYAATQNDLNKKTNEKQQVQKKIDDNKKKQDSAKKEADKLEKNIKKITAELDAISATLNELGEKKATLLLELANAETNEKAQEEKLKKRLRSVYEDGAISYFSILSSSESVFDFFYNLENLKLISEYDDKILNELKAIKKEIVEKKEDLDKVINKEKEKEKELETANSNLKYQAEQKQKYVKDLDKDIEKLREEYNKIEQEEAALRAEIARKASQQSGSNVPKTYVGGQFIWPTPSCHTITSAFGYRNHPTLKQYKFHSGIDIGVYAGNDVLAVADGVVTVSTYESGYGNYVAINHGGGIVSLYGHNSKLLVRAGQSVKQGQVIAISGSTGRSTGPHLHFEILVNGSAVNPMNYFK from the coding sequence ATGAAGAAAATAAGTAGAACAAAAAAGTTTATTACCTTGCTTACTCTTTTTAGTATTATTTTAAATGGTTGTTTTATTGCATACGCTGCAACACAGAACGATTTAAACAAAAAAACCAATGAAAAGCAACAGGTTCAGAAAAAGATAGACGATAATAAAAAGAAACAGGACAGCGCAAAAAAGGAAGCAGATAAGTTAGAAAAAAACATTAAAAAAATTACTGCTGAACTTGATGCTATATCTGCTACTCTAAACGAACTTGGAGAAAAAAAGGCAACTTTACTTTTAGAACTTGCCAACGCTGAAACAAACGAGAAAGCACAGGAAGAAAAACTTAAAAAACGCCTTCGTTCAGTTTATGAAGACGGGGCTATTTCCTATTTTTCCATCCTTTCTTCAAGCGAATCGGTTTTTGATTTCTTTTATAATCTTGAAAATTTAAAACTTATATCCGAATATGATGATAAAATTCTTAACGAGTTAAAGGCTATAAAAAAAGAAATAGTTGAGAAAAAAGAAGATCTTGATAAAGTTATAAATAAGGAAAAAGAAAAAGAAAAAGAACTTGAAACTGCCAACAGCAACTTAAAATATCAGGCAGAGCAAAAGCAAAAATATGTTAAAGACCTTGATAAAGATATAGAAAAATTAAGAGAAGAATATAATAAAATAGAGCAGGAAGAAGCCGCACTAAGAGCAGAGATTGCAAGAAAAGCAAGTCAACAAAGCGGTTCAAATGTTCCTAAAACATATGTAGGCGGTCAGTTTATATGGCCTACCCCATCCTGCCATACAATTACATCGGCTTTCGGTTACAGAAATCATCCTACACTTAAACAGTATAAATTCCACTCAGGAATAGATATCGGCGTGTATGCGGGAAATGATGTATTAGCAGTTGCAGACGGTGTTGTTACTGTCAGCACTTATGAGAGTGGATACGGAAACTATGTTGCAATAAACCACGGCGGAGGAATTGTAAGCCTTTACGGACATAACAGCAAACTGCTCGTTAGGGCAGGTCAGTCTGTTAAACAGGGTCAGGTAATTGCAATATCAGGAAGCACAGGAAGGTCTACCGGTCCGCATCTTCATTTTGAAATATTAGTTAACGGCTCTGCTGTTAACCCTATGAACTATTTTAAATAA